The following proteins are encoded in a genomic region of Deinococcus cellulosilyticus NBRC 106333 = KACC 11606:
- a CDS encoding diguanylate cyclase domain-containing protein, whose protein sequence is MPDASLLEKQYQDAHTERDRVMLLLHTLPGLVEAYHPQAAHWVDVALESSKQVGLLAEHAELLRLNGVLCLYRGQNMQAYQHMLEALQYARDLQLNTLQAEVYRWLGNACTGMGHFHEALSWFEEGLSHTSAHALTVQHVRIQAGMCWLYRHNNEPAQTIENARQVTQYACQNGLHGELAFVYANVLEAHLDLYEQEPHPCHLESAEVALESFRRVMQQNPSERLKRFELYLLTKLTLARKDLEAAEKYIQDLLERLGEKSQDTLYGDAHLDLVVVRGLQGRWSEALHHLSLSRQNFEQARARYGVMLTLRQEADLLEKKGDFQAALTAFKRYHQAFESQERQRAREKSQMLGIKLQVEEIHHELLQLRTLSRQLEEQNAALHQKTHTLAQEALIDTLTGLPNRRAFNDRFARMIRDMQQQPGPLGVVVLDIDHFKQVNDRYSHETGDRVLTVVGGLLEQHCRGQDFVARWGGEEFVVLLPGLDERTCHQVCERLRRTIEDHDWAPYTPGKSVTVSVGFAVGHSDLETLFREADHQLYTAKHAGRNTVRPDRTD, encoded by the coding sequence ATGCCAGACGCCAGCTTGCTTGAAAAGCAGTACCAGGACGCCCACACCGAAAGAGACCGGGTCATGCTGCTGCTCCACACCCTCCCCGGACTGGTCGAGGCCTACCATCCACAGGCTGCCCACTGGGTGGACGTGGCCCTGGAAAGCAGCAAGCAGGTGGGATTGCTGGCCGAACATGCTGAACTGCTGCGGCTCAATGGTGTGCTGTGCCTGTACCGGGGCCAGAACATGCAGGCCTACCAGCACATGCTGGAAGCCCTGCAATACGCCAGGGACCTTCAACTGAACACCCTGCAGGCCGAAGTGTACCGCTGGCTGGGCAATGCCTGCACAGGCATGGGGCACTTCCATGAAGCCCTCTCCTGGTTTGAAGAAGGGCTCTCCCACACCTCTGCGCATGCCCTCACGGTGCAACATGTGCGCATTCAGGCAGGGATGTGCTGGCTGTACCGCCACAACAATGAACCCGCCCAGACCATCGAAAACGCCCGGCAGGTGACCCAGTACGCCTGCCAGAATGGCCTGCACGGTGAACTGGCTTTCGTGTACGCCAACGTGCTGGAGGCCCACCTGGACCTTTACGAGCAGGAACCGCACCCATGCCATCTGGAAAGTGCAGAGGTGGCCCTGGAAAGCTTCCGCCGGGTCATGCAGCAGAACCCCAGTGAAAGGCTCAAACGTTTTGAGCTGTACCTGCTCACCAAGCTGACCCTGGCCCGCAAAGACCTGGAAGCGGCAGAAAAGTACATCCAGGACCTTCTTGAGCGGCTTGGCGAAAAGAGCCAGGACACCCTGTACGGAGATGCCCACCTGGACCTTGTGGTGGTGCGGGGTCTCCAGGGGCGCTGGAGTGAAGCCCTGCACCACCTGTCCCTCAGCAGGCAGAATTTCGAGCAGGCCAGGGCCCGTTACGGGGTGATGCTGACCCTCAGGCAGGAAGCTGACCTGCTGGAGAAAAAAGGGGACTTTCAGGCGGCCCTCACGGCCTTCAAGCGCTACCATCAGGCTTTCGAATCCCAGGAAAGACAGCGGGCCAGGGAAAAATCCCAGATGCTCGGCATCAAACTGCAGGTGGAGGAAATCCACCATGAACTGCTGCAGCTGCGCACCCTCTCCCGCCAGCTTGAGGAGCAGAATGCTGCCCTGCACCAGAAAACCCACACACTGGCGCAGGAGGCCCTGATTGACACCCTCACCGGGCTTCCCAACCGCAGGGCGTTCAATGACCGTTTTGCCCGCATGATCCGCGACATGCAGCAACAACCAGGGCCGCTCGGGGTGGTGGTGCTGGACATCGACCACTTCAAGCAGGTCAATGACCGGTACTCCCATGAAACCGGAGACCGGGTCCTGACGGTGGTGGGAGGGTTGCTTGAACAGCACTGCCGGGGACAGGATTTTGTGGCCAGGTGGGGTGGCGAGGAATTTGTGGTGCTGCTTCCCGGCCTGGATGAAAGAACCTGCCATCAGGTGTGTGAGCGCCTGCGCCGCACCATTGAAGACCATGACTGGGCCCCTTACACCCCCGGGAAGTCTGTGACCGTCAGTGTGGGCTTTGCCGTGGGGCACTCCGACCTTGAAACCCTGTTCCGGGAGGCGGACCACCAACTGTACACCGCCAAGCACGCAGGCAGAAACACCGTGCGGCCCGACCGGACAGACTGA
- a CDS encoding ExeM/NucH family extracellular endonuclease, which produces MNQPSSRLWVLLLPLSLASCNLFQPPIKKPIEVPGATRIHAIQGATPAGNADSPLKDNVVTVGAVVTAIFTGDKQLGGFFVQEETLHQDNNPATSEGIFVYCSDTCNTLPELKVGQVVSVKGKVTEFGGLTELTDLTEVKVLQAQTDLPAPVTLTLPLASQDKLEQYEGMRIKTSGVVTDNFLLGRGGSVRIADQRIFQFTQTNAPSAAGYAEFLKDFARRTLTIDDGSLSQNPDPVVFARDGKPLSASNTLRGGDSAEVTGVLSYSFEGWNNSSVRYRVHATDAKFTGPVRPAAPEAGAGSLKVAAMNVLNYFNGNGAGGGFPTSRGAESTAEFEKQQTKIIKALVGLDADVIGLLEIENDYNTAIPAIQTLVTALNSDPGVKGTYAYVNPVSKVGTDEIAVGIIYRKNKVTPVGTFAVLDNRFDPAYQDNRNRPTWAKTFKDNATGGVFTAVVAHLKSKGSGCGAGDDDTTTGQGNCNKTRTQAASILMDWLKTNPTGVNDADVLIMGDLNAYLKEDPIQAILKGADDTAGTADDFVSVFDANSYSYQFDGQWGSLDHALVSKPLDAQLKGRTKWHINSDEPTVLDYNENFKSAGQKTGFYAPDPFRSSDHDPLLFGLDLTADAAVPASLELLVSSGSVSIESGQSSSVSVGALGSSFTGDVTLTAEVQPASGITVEFAGGTTLPAEGSKTVTINVPAGTPNGAYTVTITGKGTGVEDSVTFTVNVTGGVVVVPKAWINEIHYDNAGTDVDEFVEVIVPVSHTPADLKVVLYNGNGGKAYAAAAPIFVKDSGTYKIYTLTNPAGGIQNGPPDGVAICDGTTLIQFLSYEGPMTATDGCASGETSMDIGVAEAGTETAGQSLQLRGAGNKYSDFTWMAPQAHTRGEVNTGQTLTP; this is translated from the coding sequence ATGAACCAACCCTCTTCCCGCCTGTGGGTTCTGCTGCTGCCACTCAGTCTGGCCTCCTGCAACCTGTTTCAGCCCCCCATCAAAAAGCCCATCGAGGTGCCCGGAGCCACCAGAATCCATGCCATTCAGGGGGCCACTCCCGCTGGGAATGCAGACAGTCCCCTCAAAGACAATGTGGTCACCGTGGGGGCAGTGGTGACGGCCATTTTCACCGGAGACAAACAGCTCGGGGGGTTTTTCGTGCAGGAAGAAACCCTGCACCAGGACAACAACCCTGCCACCTCGGAAGGCATTTTCGTGTACTGCTCTGACACCTGCAACACCCTGCCAGAACTGAAGGTCGGGCAGGTGGTCAGCGTCAAAGGGAAAGTCACCGAGTTTGGTGGCCTCACCGAACTGACCGACCTCACAGAAGTCAAAGTCCTGCAAGCCCAGACAGACCTGCCTGCCCCGGTGACCCTCACCCTTCCCTTAGCATCCCAGGACAAACTGGAGCAGTACGAGGGCATGCGAATCAAGACCAGTGGCGTGGTCACCGACAACTTCCTGCTCGGGCGTGGAGGAAGCGTGCGAATTGCCGACCAGCGCATCTTCCAGTTCACCCAGACCAATGCCCCGAGTGCAGCGGGGTACGCCGAATTCCTCAAAGACTTTGCCCGCCGAACCCTCACCATCGACGATGGATCACTCTCCCAGAACCCGGACCCGGTGGTTTTCGCCCGGGATGGCAAACCCCTCTCTGCCAGCAACACCCTGCGTGGAGGGGACAGTGCAGAAGTGACCGGGGTCCTCAGTTACAGCTTCGAAGGCTGGAACAATTCATCGGTGCGTTACCGGGTGCATGCCACCGACGCAAAATTCACCGGACCTGTCCGCCCTGCTGCCCCTGAGGCTGGGGCTGGCTCCCTGAAAGTGGCCGCCATGAACGTGCTGAACTACTTCAACGGAAACGGTGCAGGCGGCGGATTCCCCACCTCCCGTGGTGCAGAATCCACCGCAGAGTTTGAGAAACAGCAAACCAAGATCATCAAGGCGCTCGTGGGCCTGGATGCCGACGTGATTGGCCTGCTGGAAATCGAAAACGATTACAACACTGCCATTCCTGCGATCCAGACACTGGTCACGGCCCTCAACAGCGACCCCGGCGTGAAAGGCACCTACGCCTACGTGAACCCGGTCAGCAAGGTTGGCACCGACGAGATTGCCGTGGGCATCATCTACCGCAAGAACAAGGTGACCCCTGTGGGCACTTTTGCGGTGCTGGACAACCGGTTTGATCCAGCCTACCAGGACAACCGCAACCGCCCCACCTGGGCGAAGACCTTCAAGGACAATGCCACCGGAGGGGTCTTCACTGCCGTGGTCGCCCACCTGAAATCCAAGGGCTCTGGTTGTGGAGCTGGAGACGATGACACCACCACCGGACAGGGGAACTGCAACAAAACCCGCACCCAGGCGGCCAGCATCCTGATGGACTGGCTGAAAACCAACCCCACCGGAGTGAATGATGCAGACGTGCTGATCATGGGCGACCTGAATGCCTACCTCAAAGAAGACCCCATCCAGGCCATCCTGAAAGGTGCAGATGACACCGCAGGCACCGCAGACGACTTCGTGAGCGTCTTTGATGCCAATTCCTACAGCTACCAGTTCGATGGACAGTGGGGCAGCCTGGACCACGCCCTGGTCTCCAAACCCCTTGATGCCCAGCTGAAAGGCCGCACCAAGTGGCACATCAACAGCGATGAACCCACCGTGCTGGATTACAACGAGAACTTCAAATCCGCAGGCCAGAAGACTGGATTTTACGCCCCTGATCCCTTCCGTTCCAGTGACCATGATCCTTTGCTGTTTGGTCTGGACCTCACCGCAGATGCCGCAGTGCCTGCATCCCTTGAACTGCTGGTCTCCAGTGGCAGCGTGAGCATTGAGTCCGGGCAGAGCAGCAGCGTCAGTGTGGGTGCACTTGGCTCCAGCTTCACCGGGGATGTGACCCTGACCGCAGAGGTGCAACCAGCTTCTGGCATCACAGTGGAATTTGCAGGAGGCACCACCCTCCCCGCCGAGGGCAGCAAGACCGTTACCATCAATGTGCCCGCAGGAACCCCCAATGGAGCCTACACCGTCACCATCACCGGAAAAGGCACTGGTGTGGAAGATTCCGTGACCTTCACGGTCAATGTGACAGGTGGTGTTGTGGTGGTTCCAAAAGCCTGGATCAATGAAATCCACTACGACAATGCTGGAACGGATGTTGATGAATTTGTGGAGGTGATTGTGCCTGTCAGCCACACCCCCGCAGACCTGAAGGTGGTTCTCTACAACGGCAACGGCGGCAAAGCTTATGCCGCCGCAGCCCCCATTTTTGTCAAGGACTCTGGCACCTACAAAATCTACACCCTGACCAATCCTGCAGGGGGCATTCAGAACGGACCACCAGACGGAGTTGCTATTTGTGATGGCACCACCCTCATCCAGTTCCTCAGTTACGAAGGACCCATGACTGCCACCGATGGCTGTGCCAGTGGAGAGACCAGCATGGACATTGGGGTTGCTGAAGCAGGCACCGAAACTGCAGGCCAGTCGTTGCAACTCAGGGGCGCAGGCAACAAATACAGCGACTTCACCTGGATGGCCCCTCAGGCGCATACCCGGGGAGAAGTGAACACCGGGCAGACCCTCACTCCCTGA
- a CDS encoding YcaO-like family protein: protein MILTQRAPRVISGGGYALLAPEGQDVKDGLQHLLENSGHPVHLYPHDLQTCPLQDHLIETAGLHLQDHNITDALLIHLQTGQMERIPLAKTTMPCDLKLDLQKSVARSGLPDLRWDRLISPLGPLLGVNAEKELSIATAQLASKAAGQRVYGVGRADRIQASRTIAALEALERLGGLFPDPSRQRMHASMGDLPGQVLDPRSLHLYFPLQHQQRDFPCKPFEEDQPRTWVCGLNLKTLQPVWIEESLVYYGPMPDPLVLNTSSGCALGQSLEEATLHAFLELAERDAAMRWWQGTHKAPLWPTPFEDDVLEVLGNLFDLEYQVQAHDLTTDLGLPVCLLVATQKEWDGLHPATLCATAAHLDPRMALLKAVQEIRGMAQKLTPQQLEKAALLQQHPEQVLTLEDHLLAYALPAARDAIASKLSGELGLQRDAWVVPDLQALLQHTLDHCELHVVQQDHPVLREQGLFCVRVISPQLLPITYGHPYQRVPASQAPTADPHPFT, encoded by the coding sequence ATGATCCTGACCCAGAGGGCTCCCAGGGTCATCAGTGGAGGAGGGTACGCCTTGCTGGCTCCAGAGGGGCAGGATGTGAAGGATGGCCTGCAACACCTGCTGGAAAACAGTGGTCATCCAGTGCATCTGTATCCCCATGACCTGCAGACCTGCCCCCTGCAGGACCACCTGATTGAAACGGCTGGCCTGCACCTGCAGGACCACAACATCACTGATGCCCTGCTGATCCACCTGCAAACAGGCCAGATGGAGCGGATTCCTCTGGCGAAGACCACCATGCCCTGTGACCTGAAGCTGGACCTCCAGAAATCCGTTGCCCGTTCGGGCCTCCCTGATTTGCGCTGGGACCGACTGATCAGCCCACTGGGACCCCTGCTTGGAGTCAATGCTGAAAAAGAGCTCTCCATTGCCACCGCGCAGCTGGCCAGCAAGGCCGCAGGCCAGCGGGTCTATGGGGTGGGCCGGGCAGACCGAATTCAGGCCTCCAGAACCATTGCTGCACTTGAGGCGCTGGAGCGTCTGGGCGGTCTTTTCCCTGATCCATCAAGACAGCGGATGCACGCCTCTATGGGTGACCTGCCCGGGCAGGTGCTTGATCCCAGAAGCCTCCACCTGTACTTCCCTTTGCAGCACCAGCAGCGGGATTTCCCTTGCAAGCCTTTTGAAGAAGACCAGCCTCGCACCTGGGTTTGTGGCCTCAATCTGAAAACCCTTCAACCTGTCTGGATTGAAGAAAGCCTGGTGTATTACGGCCCCATGCCTGATCCACTGGTCCTCAACACCTCCAGTGGATGTGCGCTGGGGCAGAGTCTGGAAGAGGCCACCCTTCATGCTTTTCTGGAACTTGCAGAGCGGGATGCCGCCATGCGCTGGTGGCAGGGGACCCACAAAGCCCCGCTGTGGCCCACTCCCTTTGAGGATGACGTTCTGGAGGTGCTGGGGAACCTTTTTGATCTGGAATATCAGGTTCAGGCCCATGACCTGACCACGGATCTGGGGCTGCCCGTGTGTCTGCTGGTGGCCACCCAAAAAGAATGGGACGGCCTTCATCCAGCGACCCTGTGTGCCACGGCTGCCCATCTGGACCCCCGAATGGCCCTGCTGAAAGCTGTCCAGGAAATCCGGGGGATGGCCCAGAAGCTCACCCCGCAACAGCTTGAGAAAGCAGCCCTGTTGCAGCAACACCCAGAACAGGTGCTGACCCTGGAAGACCACCTGCTGGCCTACGCCCTCCCTGCTGCCCGTGATGCCATCGCCTCAAAGCTTTCGGGTGAATTGGGACTTCAAAGGGACGCCTGGGTGGTGCCAGATCTTCAGGCTTTGCTGCAGCACACCCTTGACCACTGTGAGCTCCATGTGGTGCAGCAGGACCATCCCGTGCTGAGGGAGCAGGGCCTCTTTTGCGTGAGGGTCATCTCTCCACAGTTGCTCCCCATCACTTACGGGCACCCCTACCAGCGGGTTCCAGCATCTCAAGCCCCCACAGCAGACCCGCATCCTTTCACCTGA
- a CDS encoding LacI family DNA-binding transcriptional regulator, protein MTDTPIKLEDIARLAGVSPMTVSRVLNAKPGVSESTRQKVMAAVQEMGYVPNPNARALAGNTTRVLGMLVPDFTTEYISEIARGAALAASSAGYELVLYTNAHQPNHINRHVTALTRGLIDGLMVVLNDISDEQLEALQNTGIKLAIIDHRHNVPHIPSVLADNYHGARRMMDHLFSLGHRKIAFITGRMDTVASLERLRGYQEALKIQGLEVREEWIMQGDFLQPSGFNATLELLQQKDPPTAIFAANDTMAIGAMDAARRLGFDLPTDLSIAGFDDVPRASIVHPNLTTVRQPLQEMGAAATRMVISMLSGVEITATQYELKTELQVRQSTAAPRQSD, encoded by the coding sequence ATGACCGATACCCCCATCAAACTGGAAGACATCGCCCGACTGGCCGGGGTGTCCCCCATGACCGTGTCACGGGTGCTCAATGCCAAACCTGGCGTCTCCGAATCCACCCGCCAGAAAGTCATGGCCGCAGTGCAGGAAATGGGTTACGTTCCCAACCCCAACGCCCGCGCACTTGCAGGCAACACCACCCGGGTGCTGGGCATGCTGGTTCCCGATTTCACCACCGAATACATCTCCGAAATTGCCCGGGGGGCAGCCCTCGCTGCGAGCAGTGCCGGATATGAACTGGTGCTTTACACCAACGCCCACCAGCCCAATCACATCAACCGCCACGTCACTGCCCTCACCCGTGGCCTGATCGACGGCCTGATGGTGGTTTTGAACGACATCTCAGACGAGCAGCTTGAGGCCCTGCAGAACACCGGCATCAAACTGGCGATCATTGACCACCGCCACAACGTGCCCCACATCCCCTCTGTTCTGGCAGACAACTACCACGGGGCGAGGCGCATGATGGACCACCTGTTCTCCCTCGGGCACCGCAAGATTGCCTTCATCACCGGACGGATGGACACCGTGGCCAGCTTAGAGCGCCTCAGGGGTTACCAGGAAGCCCTGAAAATTCAGGGCCTCGAAGTGCGGGAAGAATGGATCATGCAGGGGGACTTCCTGCAACCCTCGGGATTCAATGCCACCCTGGAACTGCTGCAGCAGAAAGACCCGCCCACCGCCATTTTTGCTGCCAATGACACCATGGCGATCGGGGCCATGGACGCAGCACGCAGGCTGGGGTTTGACCTCCCCACCGACCTTTCCATTGCAGGCTTCGACGATGTGCCCAGGGCCTCCATCGTTCACCCGAACCTGACCACCGTCAGACAGCCCCTGCAGGAAATGGGTGCAGCGGCCACCCGCATGGTGATCTCCATGCTGAGTGGGGTGGAGATCACCGCCACTCAGTACGAACTGAAAACCGAACTGCAGGTGCGCCAGTCCACTGCAGCCCCGCGCCAGTCTGACTGA
- a CDS encoding substrate-binding domain-containing protein produces MSQALTAALQTLRSTSGHMDASPRKQRPDAPGFTSHETHAASCTIGVLVDSISDPVRCMMMQGIEQAALAGNCIPLYSAEPWSAEVDAVLILDDRITDDSLMQLAEVIPMVVLGRRVKGLEKQCLWVEQSHAIREAVLHLLGQGHQKLAFVCETEDEKVAFQEALKGMGLSPENAVITGCTGSAEAQAATLKLLEQGRTFTALLAASDLLAYGARQALQQAKMDVPTDVALMGIGDLPFSAYLTPPLSSVGIPWVDLAREATFALLKRVNGLPARVPEVTLQVQRRESTAN; encoded by the coding sequence ATGTCACAAGCCCTGACTGCTGCCCTTCAAACCCTGCGTTCCACCTCCGGCCACATGGATGCCAGCCCTCGAAAACAACGACCTGACGCCCCGGGTTTCACTTCCCATGAAACGCACGCTGCGTCTTGCACGATCGGGGTGCTGGTGGACAGCATCAGTGACCCGGTGCGCTGCATGATGATGCAGGGCATCGAACAGGCCGCCCTCGCAGGAAACTGCATTCCCCTGTACAGCGCCGAGCCGTGGAGTGCAGAGGTGGACGCTGTGCTCATCCTCGATGACCGCATCACGGATGATTCATTGATGCAGCTTGCAGAAGTGATTCCAATGGTGGTGCTGGGCCGCAGGGTCAAAGGCCTGGAAAAACAGTGCCTGTGGGTGGAGCAAAGTCATGCGATCAGGGAAGCTGTCCTGCATCTGCTTGGGCAAGGACATCAAAAGCTGGCTTTCGTGTGTGAGACAGAGGACGAAAAAGTGGCTTTTCAGGAAGCCCTAAAGGGCATGGGCCTTTCTCCAGAAAATGCTGTCATCACGGGTTGCACAGGTTCAGCGGAAGCCCAGGCTGCCACCCTGAAACTGCTGGAACAGGGCAGGACTTTTACAGCCCTCCTCGCTGCATCTGACCTGCTGGCTTACGGGGCACGACAGGCCCTGCAGCAAGCCAAGATGGACGTCCCGACAGATGTCGCCCTGATGGGCATTGGAGATCTGCCTTTCTCTGCCTACCTGACCCCTCCCCTGTCCAGCGTCGGGATCCCCTGGGTGGATCTGGCCCGGGAAGCCACCTTTGCGCTACTGAAGAGGGTGAATGGTCTGCCTGCACGGGTCCCAGAGGTGACCTTGCAGGTGCAAAGGCGGGAATCAACGGCCAACTGA
- a CDS encoding glycoside hydrolase family 43 protein, with protein MTQHFLQNPILRGFNPDPSILRVGNDYYIATSTFEWFPGVQIHHSRDLVNWRLLTRPLTRKSQLDMRGNSNSAGIWAPCLTHDGEKFHLIYTDVKHWSTNGSFKDTHNYLVTAENIEGPWSEPIYLNSSGFDPSLFHDEDGRKWLSNMLWDHRPGHHPFAGIVLQEYDPVKQKLVGPIKNIFTGTSLKVTEGPHLYRKDGYYYLLTAEGGTTYEHAVTFARSRNIDGPYEVHPQNPLLTSFGHPDILVQKAGHGSLVETQSGEWYLAHLGGRPLEDMHASERHCNLGRETSLQKVEWREDGWPYVVGGNFPSAQVPVSLLPHPFEPEPAAEDFASGRLSIHWQTLRTPMDESWVNFTERPGHLRLVGRESPTSLHHQSLVARRLQAFHAEAQTTIEFDPDTFQQMAGLSAYYDTSNWTFLMVTWDERLGRCLKLGTCENGRYSESGTPISLPDQAVHLGLRFAHESYQFYFSLDGAQWTPFGPAHPSYKLSDEYCGGLAFTGTFIALSAHDMSGQRKAADFSRFEYREFPVLEGFLSASFPSSQANQPEPVADL; from the coding sequence ATGACCCAGCACTTCCTGCAAAACCCCATCCTGCGGGGATTCAATCCAGACCCCAGCATCCTGCGTGTCGGCAACGACTACTACATCGCCACCTCGACCTTTGAATGGTTTCCCGGCGTGCAGATCCACCACTCCCGCGACCTGGTGAACTGGAGGCTCCTCACCCGCCCACTCACCCGCAAGTCACAACTGGACATGCGCGGCAACAGCAACAGTGCCGGCATCTGGGCCCCCTGCCTGACCCACGACGGTGAAAAGTTCCACCTGATCTACACCGACGTGAAGCACTGGTCCACCAATGGCTCTTTCAAGGACACCCACAACTACCTGGTGACCGCCGAGAACATCGAGGGCCCCTGGAGTGAACCCATTTACCTGAATTCCAGCGGCTTTGACCCCAGCCTCTTTCATGACGAAGACGGCAGGAAATGGCTCTCCAACATGCTGTGGGACCACCGCCCCGGACACCACCCCTTCGCAGGCATTGTGCTGCAGGAATACGATCCTGTAAAGCAAAAACTGGTTGGACCCATCAAAAACATCTTCACGGGCACCTCCCTGAAAGTCACCGAAGGTCCCCACCTGTACCGCAAAGACGGTTACTACTACCTGCTCACCGCAGAAGGGGGAACCACCTACGAGCACGCCGTCACCTTCGCACGTTCCAGAAACATTGATGGTCCTTACGAAGTGCACCCTCAAAATCCCCTGCTGACCTCCTTCGGGCACCCCGACATTCTGGTGCAGAAGGCCGGACACGGTTCCCTGGTGGAAACCCAGAGTGGCGAATGGTACCTTGCCCACCTGGGCGGACGGCCTCTGGAAGACATGCATGCCTCCGAGCGCCACTGCAACCTGGGCCGCGAAACCTCCCTGCAGAAAGTCGAGTGGCGTGAAGACGGCTGGCCCTACGTGGTCGGCGGCAACTTCCCCAGTGCACAGGTCCCGGTGTCCCTCCTTCCCCATCCTTTTGAACCTGAGCCTGCAGCAGAGGATTTTGCCTCAGGCCGACTGAGCATCCACTGGCAGACCCTGCGCACCCCGATGGATGAAAGCTGGGTCAACTTCACAGAGCGTCCCGGTCACCTCAGGCTGGTCGGGCGGGAATCCCCCACCTCCCTGCACCACCAGAGCCTGGTTGCACGCCGCCTGCAGGCTTTCCATGCCGAGGCCCAGACCACCATCGAATTTGATCCTGACACCTTCCAGCAGATGGCCGGACTGAGCGCCTACTACGACACCAGCAACTGGACCTTCCTGATGGTCACCTGGGATGAAAGGCTCGGACGCTGCCTGAAACTGGGGACCTGCGAAAACGGCAGGTACAGCGAATCTGGCACCCCCATCTCCCTGCCCGATCAGGCCGTGCACCTGGGACTGCGCTTCGCCCACGAAAGCTACCAGTTTTACTTCTCACTTGATGGTGCACAGTGGACCCCCTTTGGACCCGCCCACCCCAGTTACAAACTGTCTGACGAGTACTGCGGCGGACTGGCATTCACGGGAACCTTCATTGCGCTCTCTGCCCATGACATGTCCGGCCAGCGAAAAGCAGCCGACTTCAGCCGATTCGAGTACCGCGAATTCCCTGTCCTGGAAGGCTTCCTGAGTGCCTCTTTCCCCTCCAGCCAGGCAAACCAGCCCGAACCCGTAGCAGACCTCTGA